GGATACTGACGGCGGACCGTCGCACATCATCGGCGTGGCGTTCGACGGCTATCCCATCTACGGCGATCGCGACATCAATGGCAAGCAACTCACGGCGGCGAATCTCGACCAGTGTGGTGGCGTAACCAGTGCCACGCCGGAGTTTCCGCAGGGCACGTACCACTACGTGCTGTTGGCGACGACAACGGCGGCATCGTCGATCCGCTGCTTCATGGGCCAGGTCTCGATCTCGCCGGCGATGATGATGCCCGGCATGCACATGTAGTCAGTGGCCGTCACCCGCCGTCGCGGAGTGCTTTCCGCACCACGAGCTTAAGACCCGACCAGACCTCGTCGACGGCGCACACCTTCACGTCGACGAACCCCAAGGGAAGTGCCACGGCGCGGACGGTATCCTCGGTGATATCGGTCGCGACCTTGGCGCTTTTCTTTGGCCACGACACCCAGATCACCACCGTGTCGGGCAGCGCCGTGCGCCACGCCGTGAGTTTCGACGCGAGTTCAGCGCGCTCGGTCGTGAACAAGTGCACCACCTGCGCCGCAGGCGCGAGCCGCGCGAGAAAGCACACTGACGGCGGCAGCGGTGCGAGCAACGACTGATAGTGCGACGGCGCGTGTACCACATGCACCACCGTGCCCTCGACGATGCCCAGTTTCTTCGCCAGCGGTGTACCGGAGTAGCCAGCCACGCGATCTCCAAGTTGGTTTCCCCCAACTTGTGACGATCCTCGATTTCCGCGAGTTATTGGGCATGCCCACGCCACAGGCCACCACGGCCGACGCCACGATTATCCGACGGGTGCTGGCCGGCGACGTCAACGCCTTCGCGCTGATCGTCGACCGGTATCACGCCCGTTGTCTGCGCGTGGCCACGCACCTGCTGGGCGATTCCGACGACGCCGAGGATGCGGTGCAGGACGCCTTTGTGCGCGCCTACCGGCATCTCGGGAGCTATCGGCCCAGAGACGTCGGTGTCGACAACGCCGGTGGCGAGAGCGGCGGTGACGGCGCGTTCGGGGCGTGGCTGCTGCGCATCCTCGTGAACCAGTGTCGCACTCGCTCCGCCCGTATGTCCCGGTATGCACGGTTCGACGCCGAACCATCTGAGCAGATTGAGGGGGGCGCTGCGGAGCCTACGGCGGCGACTGATCATGAAGCCGCCGAGCGACGGACCGATCTCGCCCAGGCGCTGGCCCTGCTCAGCCCCGAACACCGGGAAGCGGTCGTCCTGCGCTTCGCCGACGAATTGAGCTATGACGAGATGGCGTCAATCACCGGGGTCGGCGTGTCCGCCCTCAAGATGCGCGTGCAACGCGCCTGTACCCGACTGCGCGCCCTGCTCGCGGAGCACCTTCATGCCTGAGTCCCATGCCTGAGTCTCATGACTGACCAGATCCCTCCTTCGCTTCCCGGCTGGGCGATCGACGCGTTGCGCACCCCGGTCACCAGTCGGGCCGGATCGCGGGACGGTATCATGCGCGCCGTACGCGGCCTCCCGGCGCCGCGGCGGCTCTCGGCACCGGCCGCCGCCGTGCGGGCGTCGCGCTGGTTTCGCCGTGGCTCGCTCACCGGCGCCGGCAGCGTGTTGCTCACCGCGGTGCTGGCCTTCATGGTGTCGGTGCATCGCGGTGACCAACTGGCCGTGATGGCGCAGATGCAGACATCGGCCGTAGTCCTTGGCGACACCGTCGTACCCGCCGTCGGCGCCCCCGACTCGCTCGGCGCACGACTGCTCGACACCCTGCGGATCGTGCAGTTCGCTATTCGCGGACCACATATCGGCGCGGCCGAAGTCATCGGCACGTTCAACGGCTGGCATCGCGGGAGCACCGCCATGGCCAGCGCCTCGCGGCATTCCGACGAATGGCGGGCGCGTGTGCTGGTGCCCCGCGACGCCCTCGACTTCGCGTTCGTGGTCAGCGACGCGAGCGAAACACCGATGCGCGAGCGGGTTATTCCGGCCGCGCCACTCCCCGCTCAGAACTAGTCACTCCTCATGCTGCTTCACGCTCTCCGCTCGCGCGGGGCCCCCGCTGGCTGCGCGCTTCTCGCGTTGTGTACCCTCATGGCGGGCTATGCCGACCTATGGCGCGGCGGCACCGATCTGGCCGCGGCGCTCCTCACCATCGGTTACGTCGTCTGCGTGCCGCTCGCGATCCTCGTCGCCGGTGGCGCCCTCGGTGCGGAGCGTCAGGAAGCCGGCGCGCCGCCGTACCGCGCGGCGGCCGTGGTGTCGCTCGCGGTCCTCGCGCTCTATGCGTTCACGCTCGCGCCCACCACCGCAATGTGGGACGCCAGTGAGTACATCGCCGCGGCCAAAGTACTCGGTATTCCGCATCCGCCGGGGAATCCGATGTTCGTGCTGCTGGCCCACGCATTCGCGCAAGCGACATCGCTCCTACCGGTATCGCTGACGTATGCGGCGCGCGTGAATCTGCTGGCCGCCACCACCAGTGCCCTGTCGGCCGGTTGCTGGTTTCTCGTCGCGCATCGATCGCTGCACGAATTCGACATGCCGCGCGTGCCGCGACTGGTCACCGCTGCTGCCGCCGCGTGGATCGGTGCCACCGCCTTCACGGTGTGGAACCAGAGTGTCGTGAACGAGAAAGTGTACACCGTCGCCATGCTGGGCCTCGCGGCATCGGCGTGGTGTGCGCTGCGCTGGCACGACACGCGAAACGATGCATTCCTCGTGCTCATCGCGTATCTGTGCGGGTTGGGCTATGCCAATCACCCCGCCGGCTTTCTGCCGGTACCTGCGGTCGGATTGTTCGTGTTGTTGCGCCGTCCTGGCACGTTGCTACGCTGGCGCACGCTGAGTGCGGTCGCGCTGCTGCTGGGCGTCGGCCTCACGCCATTCCTGTTTCAGCCCATTCGCGCCGCGCATCGCCCGGTGATCAATGTGGGCGAACCCACCGCCTGCGTCGGTGCGCCGGAGCTATCGTGTACGTTCAGCGCCGAGACGTGGACGAAGCTGATGTCGAACGTGAGCCGCGAGCAGTACGGCGGACACAACGTCGCGGTGCGACAGGCGCCGATCGGTGCGCAGGTCGGCATGTGGTGGCAGTACTTCGAATGGCAATGGATGCGCGACGCGTGGCAGCAGCATCCGCGCGTACAGCAACTGGTCGCGCTGTGCGTGCTCGCGCTCGGCCTGTTCGGTGGTGTACGCCATTTCCAGCGCGACCGTGCAACCTTCGCGTTCGTAGCGCCACTCATTTTCACGCTGACACCGGCGCTGATCGTGTATCTGAACTTCAAGTACGGCGCTTCACAGGCACCGGAGCTTGGCGACAGCGTAAATCGCGAAGTCCGCGATCGCGACTACTTCTACCTCTGGAGCTTCGCTACCTGGAGCGTGTGGGTGGGTATTGGCCTCGGCGCACTGTGGCAACAGCTGGCCCGGCGCGTCACGTGGGCGCGCACCAGTGTCGTGATGTCGCTGGCGTTGGTGCCCGTGATGCTGAACGGCGCGTCCGCTTCGCGGCGCGGACAGGCGTTCACGGCGCTCTGGGCGCGTGACCTACTGCAATCGGTCGAACCCAACGGCGTGCTCATCACCAACGGCGACAACGATTCCTTTCCCGTCTGGTATGCGCAGTTCGTGGAGGGGGTGCGGCCCGATGTCACCATTGCCCTCGTGCCATATCTCAATACCGATTGGTACGCACGACAGCTGCTCAATCGCCCGCCTGTGCCGTACGACGGCAGTGGCATTGCGGCTTATCGCGCCTTGCGCACGAACACGCCCGCGACCGCCTTCGGAACACTCACGGCCGCAGAGACCGACGCCATTCCGCCATATCTCCAGCTGCCGGAGCCGGCGCGATTCCAGCACGCCGGTATCGATGCCGTCATTCCGGCCGGCTATCTCACACGGGATCAGCTGATGGTACTGCAATTCATCAAGTCGACTTTCCCAGCGCGGCCCATTCACTTCTCGATTGGCGGCTATCCGCGCGGCATCGGCTTGAACGACTACGTGGTGACGCAGGGACTCACGCAGCGGCTGCTGAACGAACCCGCCGCCTCGCACCCGGAGTATCTGGCCTATCCCGGTGGTCACCTCGATCTCGAGCGTACGCGCGCCCTCTGGCAGACATACGGCGCACCTGGAGCCTTGCTGGCGCAGGGTACGTGGATCGACGCGCCGTCGGTATCGATACCGGCCGCGTACGTGATCACCGGACAACTGTTGGGCTTCGCCTCGCGGGCGGTGGGAGACAGCGCGACCGGCGGCGCAGTGTTGCGGCAGGTTGACCGCCTGTCACGCGCCGCCGGATTACAGCAATAGCGATTCGACTATCGCCACTCAGTCGAGCAACAGCAACGTCTGACCACCTTCGTGCACGATGCGCATGACCTGATCGCGGCCTTTCGCATTCGAGATGGTGTGCACCGACTCGCAGCCCTGCATGCGGTGACTGAGATGCTCACCCAGCAGGCTCGATGCGCCGAACATCAGCGCGATGCTGCGATCGTGCTTGTCATAGGTGGCACCGACCAGCGGCATACCGTGCCCCAGCGACTGCGCACCGAAGTCGTCGCGATCCATCTCGATGCTGCAGGAGCGTCCCGCGTTTCTCGTGGTGAAGGCGTTCAACGCGGCGTCGAGCACATCGAGTGCGTAGCTGTGGGTCTGTTGCGTTCCGCTCGACTCGGCGCGGGCCGCCGCGATCGTCTGCGCGCGTCCAGGCACGCACAAGACGGAACACGGCGCCGAGCGCACCAGCTCAGAGGTCACGCTTCCCAGTACCATGCGGCGCAGAAAGCCGTAGCCGTGGGTGGCGGTCACCACGAGATCGGCATGCGCCGACTCGAGATATTCGAGCAGACGCTCCGACGGACTACCCTGCAGCGACACGGTCTCTACGATGAAACCGCGCGGCTCGAGATGCTCCTTCAGCAGCGCGAATCCTTTGGCGATCTCTTGCCTGTACCCATCCACAATGGCCGCGTCTGCCGCGTCGGGTTCGCTGAGCGTAGGACCCACGTGCACCAGCCGAACGGTCGCCGCCGGCGCAATCAGGCCCATGGAAACCTGCGCCGCATAGAGACTGAATGGGCTGAAGTCGGTAGCGATCACCACATTCTTCGGCAGGGTGTCCGAGCCCGGTTCGACGGCCAATACCGGCGCATCGCTCAGCTGCAGCAGCCGCAACACTGATTCGCCACCGAACACCCGGGCGAGCACGGAGTGCCGTCCGCGACCAACGATGATCACGCGCGCGCCGATGGCACGCGCATCTTCCACGATCTCCGTGAGTGGCTCGCCCACGCGCACGCGCACGGGCCACGACGTGCCGATGGGCGTCGTACGCGCCATCTGCCGCTCGATCTCCGACTGGCGACCTTCCATGATATACGGCTCGGCCTGCGTCCAATACGGGACGGGCTCGTACGCGTACAACGGCATGGCGTTCGGTCGCAGCCCACTCACGACTTCCACCGGTGCGTGCACTGAGGCCGCGAGCAGGCGCGCCATGGGAAACGCGGCATCGGACGCGGGCGACGTATCGGTGGCGACGAGAATCGGGCCAGCTGGGGCTATCGTCGGTTCGAATGTGTTCGAAATGTCAGTCGCAGTGCGAATGTTCGGCGCATGGGTCGACATTGTCGGCTCCGGTGGGGAGAAGGTGAGGCAACACAGCTAGGTGCTGACGATCAGGTTGTCGATCACGGTGCGCACACCGTCTACCGTCCGTGCGGCACGCTCAGCCACATCGCGCTCCGCAGACGAGGACACGATGCCCTGCAGTATCACCGTCCCCCCAACCGCCTGCACCGCGATCTGAGTGGCTTCGTCAACAGCGGTGCGAAGCAACGCATCGGCAATACACACACGCACGTCGTGCGCCAGCGCGGGCGGCTCCACCAAAATGTGGTTCTCGACGGAGCGCACACCGTCCAGGAAGCGCACCGCGCACTCCGCCGCCGCGCGCTCGTAGTAGTACGAGGTGCGTCCATCGAGCACGACCGTGCCGTTGTTCACGCTGACGACCACGCGACCCTTCGGCACGTTTGACGCATCGCGCAGCGCACGAAGTGACGCAGCGAGCAACTCGCGGTCGTCACGCATCACGCAGTGCCGATCGGTGATGACGCTGATCTCCGCTTCGACGCCGTTATCGAATACCGTGCGCGCAGCCGACGCCGGCGGTGACAGCGGAGCAAACGAATGTGCGTCGAGCAAGCGCGGCATTGAAGTAGACATCAGGATCTCCGTGTGGGCGTGCGGGGAATGCGTCGCGGACGCAGAATTTCGGGTTGCACCCTCAGCGCGTCTGTCCGGCGAAGGCCTCACACGGTATCAGGGGCTATGGGGCTCTCGAAGTAGCAGACCATTGTCGAGGGCGATCCGCACATAGTCGCTGCGATGATGCACGCCGAGCTTCTCGTGAATGCGATGCCGATAGGTGTCCACGGTTTTC
This region of Gemmatimonas groenlandica genomic DNA includes:
- a CDS encoding universal stress protein, with translation MSTHAPNIRTATDISNTFEPTIAPAGPILVATDTSPASDAAFPMARLLAASVHAPVEVVSGLRPNAMPLYAYEPVPYWTQAEPYIMEGRQSEIERQMARTTPIGTSWPVRVRVGEPLTEIVEDARAIGARVIIVGRGRHSVLARVFGGESVLRLLQLSDAPVLAVEPGSDTLPKNVVIATDFSPFSLYAAQVSMGLIAPAATVRLVHVGPTLSEPDAADAAIVDGYRQEIAKGFALLKEHLEPRGFIVETVSLQGSPSERLLEYLESAHADLVVTATHGYGFLRRMVLGSVTSELVRSAPCSVLCVPGRAQTIAAARAESSGTQQTHSYALDVLDAALNAFTTRNAGRSCSIEMDRDDFGAQSLGHGMPLVGATYDKHDRSIALMFGASSLLGEHLSHRMQGCESVHTISNAKGRDQVMRIVHEGGQTLLLLD
- a CDS encoding glycosyltransferase family 117 protein; protein product: MLLHALRSRGAPAGCALLALCTLMAGYADLWRGGTDLAAALLTIGYVVCVPLAILVAGGALGAERQEAGAPPYRAAAVVSLAVLALYAFTLAPTTAMWDASEYIAAAKVLGIPHPPGNPMFVLLAHAFAQATSLLPVSLTYAARVNLLAATTSALSAGCWFLVAHRSLHEFDMPRVPRLVTAAAAAWIGATAFTVWNQSVVNEKVYTVAMLGLAASAWCALRWHDTRNDAFLVLIAYLCGLGYANHPAGFLPVPAVGLFVLLRRPGTLLRWRTLSAVALLLGVGLTPFLFQPIRAAHRPVINVGEPTACVGAPELSCTFSAETWTKLMSNVSREQYGGHNVAVRQAPIGAQVGMWWQYFEWQWMRDAWQQHPRVQQLVALCVLALGLFGGVRHFQRDRATFAFVAPLIFTLTPALIVYLNFKYGASQAPELGDSVNREVRDRDYFYLWSFATWSVWVGIGLGALWQQLARRVTWARTSVVMSLALVPVMLNGASASRRGQAFTALWARDLLQSVEPNGVLITNGDNDSFPVWYAQFVEGVRPDVTIALVPYLNTDWYARQLLNRPPVPYDGSGIAAYRALRTNTPATAFGTLTAAETDAIPPYLQLPEPARFQHAGIDAVIPAGYLTRDQLMVLQFIKSTFPARPIHFSIGGYPRGIGLNDYVVTQGLTQRLLNEPAASHPEYLAYPGGHLDLERTRALWQTYGAPGALLAQGTWIDAPSVSIPAAYVITGQLLGFASRAVGDSATGGAVLRQVDRLSRAAGLQQ
- a CDS encoding DUF3052 domain-containing protein yields the protein MAGYSGTPLAKKLGIVEGTVVHVVHAPSHYQSLLAPLPPSVCFLARLAPAAQVVHLFTTERAELASKLTAWRTALPDTVVIWVSWPKKSAKVATDITEDTVRAVALPLGFVDVKVCAVDEVWSGLKLVVRKALRDGG
- a CDS encoding RNA polymerase sigma factor; amino-acid sequence: MPTPQATTADATIIRRVLAGDVNAFALIVDRYHARCLRVATHLLGDSDDAEDAVQDAFVRAYRHLGSYRPRDVGVDNAGGESGGDGAFGAWLLRILVNQCRTRSARMSRYARFDAEPSEQIEGGAAEPTAATDHEAAERRTDLAQALALLSPEHREAVVLRFADELSYDEMASITGVGVSALKMRVQRACTRLRALLAEHLHA
- a CDS encoding BON domain-containing protein, whose amino-acid sequence is MSTSMPRLLDAHSFAPLSPPASAARTVFDNGVEAEISVITDRHCVMRDDRELLAASLRALRDASNVPKGRVVVSVNNGTVVLDGRTSYYYERAAAECAVRFLDGVRSVENHILVEPPALAHDVRVCIADALLRTAVDEATQIAVQAVGGTVILQGIVSSSAERDVAERAARTVDGVRTVIDNLIVST